A genomic window from Silene latifolia isolate original U9 population chromosome Y, ASM4854445v1, whole genome shotgun sequence includes:
- the LOC141628496 gene encoding uncharacterized protein LOC141628496, which yields MSSVLAKTLPDLTKLEKLDGHNYKRWSQKLLMFFEQLEIDYVLFSDPPDPVKEADVTETVENTSPAKSVVKSNEEDIKKFDKDNKLVRCQLLNNMTDTLFYLFMVHKPSELIWESLEAKYRADYAGKKKYVVGKWLEFQMADGKPIMEQVHVYENLCADVVNEGMKLDDTFVSNVLLEKFPPSWSDYRNHLKHKKKDMSLQELVGHMRTEEANRLKDQPVSLSVNASVAAVKVNLVESGGPSNAEKFKGKGKAKVGQGKNQGPAKKNGPGKHTKPVAKIQKLKGPIVCYVCGKTGHKAYQCTKKKTTEANVAVTDDVIAAVVVEANLVGNVA from the coding sequence ATGTCGTCTGTTTTAGCAAAAACTCTTCCTGATTTGACTAAACTTGAAAAACTAGACGGTCATAACTATAAGCGCTGGTCACAGAAACTGCTGATGTTTTTCGAACAACTGGAAATTGATTATGTGTTGTTTAGTGACCCGCCTGATCCTGTTAAAGAGGCCGATGTTACTGAGACTGTAGAGAACACCTCCcctgctaaatctgttgttaagtcaAACGAAGAGGATATTAAGAAATTTGATAAGGACAATAAACTTGTTAGATGCCAGCTTCTAAACAACATGACTGACACCCTTTTTTACCTATTTATGGTTCATAAGCCTTCCGAACTGATATGGGAGTCCTTAGAGGCCAAGTATAGGGCTGATTATgcggggaaaaagaaatatgttgtgggtaagtggctgGAATTTCAGATGGCTGACGGAAAACCCATCATGGAACAAGTTCATGTCTACGAGAACCTTTGTGCTGATGTCGTGAATGAGGGTATGAAACTAGATGACACTTTTGTGTCTAATGTATTGCTAGAGAAATTTCCTCCCTCCTGGTCTGACTATAGGAACCACCTTAAGCATAAGAAAAAAGACATGTCTCTCCAAGAACTAGTAGGACACatgaggaccgaagaggcaaatcgcctTAAAGACCAACCTGTTAGTctttctgtgaatgcttctgttgCTGCTGTTAAAGTTAATCTGGTTGAGTCTGGTGGTCCGTCCAATGCTgagaagttcaagggtaagggtaaggccaaggttggtcagggtaagaaTCAGGGTCCagctaagaagaatggtccagggaagcataccaaacctGTTGCTAAGATTCAGAAACTAAAGGGTCCCATTGTTTGCTATGTCTGTGGGAAAActggtcacaaagcctaccagTGCACTAAAAAGAAAACTACTGAAGCCAATGTTGCTGTTACTGATGATGTCATTGCTGCTGTGGTTGTTGAAGCTAATCTGGTGGGTAATGTTGCTTAA